A section of the Acanthochromis polyacanthus isolate Apoly-LR-REF ecotype Palm Island chromosome 1, KAUST_Apoly_ChrSc, whole genome shotgun sequence genome encodes:
- the id3 gene encoding DNA-binding protein inhibitor ID-3, with product MKAISPVRSVRSCYKAVCCISEQSLTISRNKHSCLDEPVSALCDMNDCYSKLKELVPSIPQNQSVSQMEILQHVIDYIFDLQIALEAEDAAAPEMVLSIKTADLARNFSKEEGRLCQ from the exons ATGAAAGCCATCAGTCCCGTCCGCTCGGTGAGGAGCTGCTACAAGGCCGTGTGCTGCATTTCGGAGCAGAGTCTCACCATCAGCCGGAATAAACACTCGTGTCTGGACGAGCCCGTGAGCGCCCTGTGCGACATGAACGACTGCTACTCCAAGCTGAAGGAGCTGGTGCCGAGCATCCCGCAGAACCAGTCGGTGAGCCAGATGGAAATCCTGCAGCACGTCATCGACTACATCTTCGACCTGCAGATCGCGTTGGAGGCGGAAGACGCAGCCGCGCCGGAGATGGTTTTGTCAATAAAG ACTGCGGATCTTGCGCGCAATTTCTCCAAAGAAGAAGGACGATTGTGCCAATAA